One region of Streptomyces rishiriensis genomic DNA includes:
- a CDS encoding CGNR zinc finger domain-containing protein, whose product MHHAFPCGTLFLDFVGTLRARRNEAPTEMLSRPDSLDDWFVESGMVDEAPGAAEADLATALVLREAIYAVVASHLAGGPLPAGALAELNRQAAGLPVRVELGADGTRRRTGSVAQGLVVLARETVEVLGGVEGALLRECTRPECTQVYLDRSRGPRREWCSMKTCGNRVKAAAYRSRRHSATA is encoded by the coding sequence GTGCATCATGCATTTCCTTGTGGGACGCTCTTCCTCGACTTCGTCGGAACGCTGCGCGCACGCCGCAACGAGGCGCCGACGGAAATGCTCTCACGCCCCGATTCGCTCGACGACTGGTTCGTGGAGTCCGGCATGGTGGACGAGGCCCCCGGCGCCGCCGAGGCCGACCTCGCGACCGCCCTGGTTCTGCGGGAGGCCATCTATGCGGTGGTCGCGTCGCATCTGGCCGGCGGACCTCTGCCTGCGGGAGCGCTCGCCGAGCTGAACCGGCAGGCGGCCGGCCTGCCGGTACGGGTGGAGCTCGGCGCCGACGGCACGCGGCGCCGTACAGGTTCCGTTGCCCAGGGACTCGTGGTCCTCGCCCGGGAGACCGTGGAGGTCCTCGGAGGAGTGGAGGGCGCGCTGCTGCGCGAGTGCACCCGTCCCGAGTGCACCCAGGTGTACCTCGACCGCTCGCGCGGCCCTCGGCGGGAATGGTGCTCCATGAAGACCTGCGGCAACCGGGTCAAGGCCGCCGCCTACCGGTCCCGCCGGCACAGCGCAACGGCCTGA
- a CDS encoding VOC family protein: MDLKLEVVVLPVSDVDRAKAFYEALGFRLDVDHIADDSYRVVHLTPPGSQSSILFGTGVTTAAPGSVQGLHLIVEDIEEAHADLAARGIDISEVFHDAGGVFHRGTREGRVSGPHPTRASYGSFAAFSDPDGNGWVLQEVTTRLPGR; encoded by the coding sequence ATGGACCTGAAGCTCGAAGTTGTGGTGCTGCCCGTTTCCGACGTCGATCGGGCCAAGGCGTTCTACGAGGCGCTGGGCTTCCGCCTGGACGTCGACCACATCGCCGACGACAGCTACCGGGTGGTACACCTGACCCCTCCCGGCTCGCAGAGCTCGATCCTCTTCGGCACCGGTGTCACCACGGCCGCCCCGGGATCGGTGCAAGGTCTGCATCTCATCGTGGAGGACATCGAGGAAGCCCACGCCGACCTCGCCGCCCGCGGCATCGACATCAGCGAGGTCTTCCACGACGCGGGCGGGGTCTTCCACCGCGGCACACGGGAGGGCCGGGTCAGCGGTCCGCACCCGACGCGCGCCAGCTACGGCTCGTTCGCCGCGTTCAGCGACCCGGACGGCAACGGGTGGGTGCTCCAGGAAGTGACGACGCGCCTTCCCGGACGCTGA
- a CDS encoding MFS transporter gives MPLALLALALVAFGIGTTEFATMGLLPQIADGVGVSVPHAGNIVSAYALGVVVGAPLLTGMGARISHKRLLLLLSALFVIGNVASALAPGFGLLFAARFLAGLPHGALFGVGAVVASRLVAPERAGRAVSRMFLGLTIANIIGVPAGTALGQQLGWRYAYCAVAVIGLVALAALAAFVPHQPRGNQAGIRHELRAMGNRQVALGLATAVVGFGGFFAVYSYLVPILTHLTGFSDSSTTWVLALYGAGMTLGTLVAGPLTDRALRPTLYGGLALLGAALVTFYFTVHSTVPALVTLAFMGAMGALVTTPVQMLLMAKAKNAPTMAAASNHSAFNLANAGGAWLGGLAISAGWGWASPALVGAALAAAGLGLAVLGGFTDRGKGGSELITSSGAGVGTGAGAGATARAGEVPTA, from the coding sequence ATGCCACTGGCCCTGCTGGCCCTCGCCCTCGTCGCGTTCGGCATCGGTACGACCGAGTTCGCCACCATGGGGCTGCTGCCCCAGATCGCCGACGGCGTCGGCGTGTCCGTGCCGCACGCCGGCAACATCGTCTCCGCCTACGCCCTCGGTGTCGTCGTCGGCGCCCCCCTGCTGACGGGCATGGGCGCGCGCATCTCCCACAAGCGACTCCTGCTCCTGCTGTCCGCGCTGTTCGTGATCGGCAACGTCGCGTCCGCCCTCGCTCCCGGCTTCGGCCTGCTGTTCGCCGCGCGATTCCTGGCGGGCCTGCCTCACGGAGCCCTGTTCGGCGTGGGCGCCGTCGTGGCCTCCCGGCTCGTCGCTCCCGAACGGGCCGGGCGGGCCGTGTCCAGGATGTTCCTCGGACTCACCATCGCCAACATCATCGGCGTCCCGGCCGGTACGGCTCTCGGACAGCAACTGGGCTGGCGGTACGCCTACTGTGCCGTCGCCGTCATCGGCCTCGTCGCCCTGGCCGCGCTGGCCGCCTTCGTCCCCCACCAGCCCCGCGGCAACCAGGCCGGCATCCGGCACGAACTGCGGGCGATGGGCAACAGGCAGGTCGCCCTCGGCCTGGCCACCGCCGTCGTGGGATTCGGCGGCTTCTTCGCCGTCTACAGCTACCTGGTGCCGATCCTGACGCACCTGACGGGTTTCTCCGACTCCTCGACCACCTGGGTCCTCGCGCTCTACGGCGCCGGCATGACGCTGGGCACGCTCGTCGCGGGCCCGCTGACGGACCGTGCCCTGCGCCCGACGCTGTACGGGGGACTCGCCCTCCTCGGAGCGGCACTCGTGACGTTCTACTTCACGGTCCACAGCACCGTTCCCGCCCTGGTGACCCTCGCCTTCATGGGCGCGATGGGCGCCCTGGTCACCACGCCCGTGCAGATGCTGCTCATGGCCAAGGCGAAGAACGCCCCGACGATGGCGGCGGCCTCCAACCACTCCGCCTTCAACCTGGCCAACGCGGGCGGGGCCTGGCTCGGCGGCCTGGCCATCTCGGCCGGCTGGGGCTGGGCCTCGCCCGCCCTGGTCGGCGCGGCGCTGGCCGCTGCCGGTCTCGGTCTGGCCGTTCTCGGAGGCTTCACGGACCGAGGGAAGGGGGGCTCCGAGCTGATCACTTCGTCGGGGGCAGGAGTCGGGACCGGGGCCGGGGCCGGAGCCACGGCCCGGGCCGGAGAGGTCCCCACGGCCTGA
- a CDS encoding MBL fold metallo-hydrolase produces the protein MATSELPRQECAATVLGGPTAVIDMGGLRIVSDPTFDEAGPHGYLTKTRGPARTEDAVGSVDLVLVSHDLHPDNLDERGRAFAKASPLILTGPLTAARLGSPAVGLAPWDSHSVARGDGEGDLSVLAVPAVHGPEDGDRDADGHVNCEVTGFVLSGRGLPTVYVSGDNASLRVVAEISRRVPDVTAALLNAGAARVPTKFDGRPLSLDSRRAAAAAAVLRADVVVPAHYDGWAHFSEGGADLELAFHEAGLSSLLRTAAHGSWVDLRP, from the coding sequence ATGGCGACCAGCGAACTCCCTCGTCAGGAATGTGCAGCCACGGTCCTGGGCGGCCCGACAGCCGTCATCGACATGGGCGGACTGCGGATCGTCAGCGATCCCACCTTCGACGAGGCGGGCCCGCACGGGTATCTCACCAAGACGAGAGGACCGGCCCGGACCGAGGACGCCGTCGGCTCGGTGGATCTCGTGCTGGTCAGCCACGACCTGCATCCAGACAACCTCGACGAGCGGGGCCGCGCGTTCGCGAAGGCCTCGCCGCTGATCCTGACCGGGCCGCTCACCGCGGCGCGGCTCGGCTCACCGGCGGTCGGCCTCGCCCCTTGGGACAGTCACTCAGTGGCACGCGGGGACGGCGAGGGCGACCTCTCCGTGCTCGCGGTGCCGGCGGTGCACGGTCCCGAGGACGGCGACCGTGACGCCGACGGTCATGTCAACTGTGAGGTCACCGGTTTCGTGCTGTCCGGTCGGGGACTTCCGACGGTGTACGTCAGCGGTGACAACGCTTCGCTGCGCGTCGTGGCGGAGATCTCCCGGCGCGTCCCGGACGTCACCGCCGCGCTGCTGAACGCGGGAGCGGCACGGGTGCCGACGAAGTTCGACGGGCGCCCGCTCTCCCTCGACAGTCGGCGGGCGGCGGCGGCAGCAGCCGTCCTCCGTGCGGACGTCGTGGTACCGGCTCACTACGACGGCTGGGCTCACTTCTCCGAGGGGGGCGCCGATCTGGAGCTCGCCTTCCACGAAGCGGGCCTCTCGTCACTGCTGCGCACTGCGGCACACGGCTCTTGGGTGGACCTGCGTCCCTGA